One window of the Carnobacterium maltaromaticum DSM 20342 genome contains the following:
- the pepT gene encoding peptidase T has product MYPDLVQRFMTYVKKETRSDPTSSTVPTTTSQTDFAKDLVVELTNLGLRDVQLNVKNGFVTATLPSTTSYKVPTIGFIAHIDTADFNAVNIQPQIHPNYDGKELVLHSDLDIKLKPTDFPNLKNYIGETLITTDGTTLLGADDKAGIAEIVTAIDYFIQNPEIEHGMIKVAFGPDEEIGRGADLFDVVNFGADFAYTIDSGTVGRLEYETFNAAEAKIVIKGKSVHPGVAKNTLINALKIALEFDAALPQNEVPERTAGYEGFYLLNNLSGDVEDAQLTYIIRDHDQQKFSERKQFFENLVDRMNLDLGYEAISLVLKDQYYNMGEIIQKKPEIIQLAIEAMKNIGIKAIVEPFRGGTDGSKISYLGLPCPNLFTGGENFHGRYEFISVESMEKATATIIEISQLNVTKNKNSQL; this is encoded by the coding sequence ATGTATCCCGATTTGGTTCAACGTTTTATGACCTATGTAAAAAAAGAAACCCGTTCAGATCCAACAAGTTCGACAGTCCCTACAACAACATCACAAACAGATTTTGCTAAAGATTTAGTTGTAGAATTAACGAATTTAGGTTTGAGAGATGTTCAGTTGAATGTTAAAAATGGCTTTGTAACAGCAACTTTACCTAGTACAACTAGCTATAAAGTACCAACTATTGGTTTTATTGCCCATATTGATACAGCCGATTTTAATGCAGTAAATATTCAGCCACAAATACATCCTAATTACGATGGGAAAGAGCTAGTACTCCATTCAGATTTGGATATTAAATTGAAGCCCACTGATTTTCCAAATTTAAAAAATTATATTGGGGAAACGTTAATTACGACAGACGGCACCACTCTTTTAGGAGCAGATGATAAAGCTGGAATAGCTGAGATTGTGACAGCAATAGATTACTTTATTCAAAATCCGGAAATTGAGCATGGAATGATTAAGGTTGCGTTTGGTCCCGATGAAGAAATAGGCAGGGGAGCAGACTTATTTGATGTAGTTAATTTCGGTGCGGATTTTGCTTATACAATTGATAGTGGCACGGTCGGACGTTTAGAGTATGAAACCTTTAATGCCGCTGAGGCTAAAATTGTAATTAAAGGAAAGAGTGTACACCCAGGTGTTGCTAAAAATACGTTGATTAATGCATTGAAAATAGCTTTAGAGTTTGATGCGGCATTGCCACAAAATGAAGTTCCTGAAAGAACAGCGGGTTATGAAGGTTTTTATTTACTAAATAACTTGAGTGGAGATGTAGAAGATGCTCAGTTAACGTATATTATTCGTGATCATGATCAGCAAAAATTTAGTGAACGTAAACAATTTTTTGAAAACTTAGTCGATAGAATGAATCTAGATTTAGGTTATGAAGCTATCAGCTTAGTTTTGAAAGATCAATATTATAATATGGGTGAAATAATTCAAAAAAAACCTGAAATTATTCAATTGGCAATTGAGGCGATGAAAAATATTGGTATTAAAGCCATTGTGGAACCTTTCAGAGGCGGAACAGATGGTTCTAAAATTTCTTATTTAGGGTTACCATGCCCTAACTTATTTACAGGTGGAGAAAATTTTCATGGTCGCTATGAATTTATTAGTGTTGAAAGCATGGAAAAAGCCACAGCAACGATAATAGAAATTAGTCAGTTAAATGTGACTAAAAATAAAAATAGTCAACTTTAA
- a CDS encoding DUF2785 domain-containing protein, which yields MTIFIEKSGVIVIEKFITDLLQKVETVEQFKMDDHDISLLMAHLGDSDASLRDEGLYTLVALLVEKNCLNTVQLRTMKNQLLSKNYLFKGMQEDETDDIFWRSFSNLYLAVIVEYDRTKEHFMSTKELSEIALNLCCYLTLENDNRGFIDGKGWAHAFAHAGDLANELAKHPYLESSDLSLLTVTIFRKVTNFGKMFSFGEEERLIQSLLTILKKQPDFSVSIICLIEKQQIEIEKNKSKQELIHQNNYYNTRRFYQQFLLSSNTPSIVKQKLEKWSI from the coding sequence GTGACCATATTTATTGAAAAAAGTGGGGTGATTGTTATAGAAAAATTCATTACTGATTTACTTCAAAAGGTTGAAACAGTTGAGCAATTTAAAATGGATGATCATGACATTTCTTTATTAATGGCTCATTTAGGGGATAGTGATGCTAGTTTGCGTGATGAAGGTTTATATACCTTAGTTGCTTTATTAGTTGAAAAGAATTGTTTAAACACAGTGCAATTACGTACAATGAAAAACCAGCTTTTGTCAAAAAATTATTTATTTAAAGGAATGCAAGAGGATGAAACAGATGATATCTTTTGGCGTTCATTTAGTAATTTGTATTTAGCCGTTATTGTGGAGTATGACCGGACAAAAGAGCACTTTATGTCTACCAAAGAATTGTCAGAGATTGCGTTGAATTTGTGTTGCTACTTAACTTTAGAAAATGATAACCGCGGTTTTATCGATGGGAAAGGTTGGGCTCATGCTTTTGCTCATGCGGGTGATCTGGCTAATGAACTAGCCAAGCATCCATATCTAGAGTCTAGTGATTTAAGTCTATTAACAGTGACAATTTTTCGGAAAGTCACGAACTTTGGCAAGATGTTTAGTTTTGGTGAGGAAGAACGATTGATACAAAGCTTGTTAACAATCTTAAAAAAACAACCAGATTTTTCAGTCAGTATTATTTGTTTAATTGAGAAGCAACAAATAGAGATTGAAAAAAATAAAAGCAAGCAAGAATTAATCCATCAAAATAACTACTACAATACACGTCGTTTTTATCAGCAGTTTTTACTAAGTTCAAATACACCTAGCATTGTTAAACAAAAGTTAGAAAAATGGAGTATATAA
- a CDS encoding HAD family hydrolase, with protein sequence MINAIVFDVDDTLYDQQAPFKNAIANCFPAYFSSLDLTRAYLRFRYHSDETFCKYISGEWTLDYMRFYRIREVLKEQGYSLTEDQGLLFQENYETELNSIQLLPEAKELLNALASKSDIQIGIITNGPTDHQSKKIQQLQLERWIPAEKMIISESSGFAKPDRRIFDLAARQFKFEPSTTLYIGDNYDNDVNGAKEAGWQAFWFNHRKREKPVSLWSCDEEITEFHEFPSKVLSLLD encoded by the coding sequence TTGATTAATGCAATTGTTTTTGATGTTGATGATACATTATATGACCAACAAGCACCTTTTAAAAATGCTATTGCCAATTGTTTCCCTGCATACTTTAGTTCTTTAGATTTAACCAGAGCTTATCTCCGCTTTCGTTACCATAGTGATGAGACTTTCTGCAAGTATATTTCTGGAGAATGGACTTTAGACTATATGCGTTTTTACCGAATTCGCGAAGTATTAAAAGAACAAGGTTACTCACTAACTGAGGATCAGGGACTACTCTTTCAAGAAAACTATGAAACGGAACTGAACTCCATCCAATTATTACCTGAAGCTAAAGAATTGCTAAATGCGTTAGCTTCAAAAAGTGATATTCAAATTGGGATTATTACCAATGGCCCTACTGATCATCAATCTAAGAAGATTCAACAACTACAACTAGAACGATGGATTCCAGCAGAAAAAATGATTATTTCAGAGAGTTCAGGATTTGCAAAGCCTGATCGACGTATCTTTGATTTGGCCGCTAGACAATTTAAATTTGAGCCTAGCACTACTCTCTACATTGGCGATAATTATGATAATGATGTTAATGGAGCCAAGGAAGCTGGTTGGCAAGCTTTCTGGTTCAATCATCGGAAACGTGAAAAACCTGTTAGTCTATGGTCTTGTGATGAAGAAATTACTGAATTTCATGAATTCCCCTCAAAAGTATTGAGTTTACTTGATTAA
- a CDS encoding GNAT family N-acetyltransferase has product MKTEIRRVTKENWREIVQLKVAKGQENFIESNAESLLEAVFEGEDWVPVGLYSENQLVGFAMYGCYDSTNRSIWLDRFMIGEANQSHGLGKLFLEKICQYLPTEYELKQILLSFYPENQNARKFYEAYGFITTTKVDENGEEIYYLDVSH; this is encoded by the coding sequence ATGAAAACAGAAATAAGAAGGGTTACAAAAGAAAATTGGCGAGAAATTGTTCAACTCAAGGTAGCTAAGGGGCAAGAAAATTTTATTGAAAGCAATGCTGAGTCCCTTTTAGAAGCTGTATTTGAAGGAGAAGATTGGGTTCCAGTAGGTTTATATAGTGAAAATCAATTAGTGGGTTTTGCTATGTATGGTTGTTATGATTCAACTAACCGCTCAATTTGGTTAGATCGTTTTATGATTGGTGAAGCCAATCAAAGCCATGGCCTTGGTAAACTATTTTTAGAAAAAATTTGTCAATATTTACCAACAGAATATGAACTGAAGCAAATCCTTTTAAGTTTCTATCCTGAAAATCAAAACGCTAGAAAATTTTATGAAGCGTACGGATTTATCACTACAACTAAAGTTGATGAAAATGGGGAAGAGATTTATTATTTGGACGTATCCCATTGA
- a CDS encoding peptide ABC transporter substrate-binding protein codes for MKKWKLGLSLVITASILAACGGSNGKDTAATKESDTNKSANVAQVLRASVPAEITTLDTTKATDRNTFTVIEQIFEGLYRFNGDNELELALAKEPAKISDDGLTYTFKLKEDAKWSNGEPVTANDFVYAWSKIVNPASAAPNAYLFANIKNAKAITAGEKELAELGVKATSDYELEVNLELPQPSFLSLVAIGWFYPQNQKFVEEQGEGYAMDTSKILYNGPFTLTDWKDGATNWSYEKNKSYHDQKNVSLDKVDISVVKETSTGVQLYEANELDVTTLVGDYAKENEDNPDLVRKQELALQYLSYNTVEGSPLANTHLRKALSLAIDRSAITDNIVANGSDPLGGLIPTKLAKNPESGEDFRKENGSFLDYDLKEAKKEWDLAKKDVGEQLELELVTSDDAMEKKLGEYIQSTISENLKGITIKIRSVPKNVALEERRAGNFDLATAGWIAGDIDPTGFFVLFETDGAYNYGKYKNDKFQQLITDSKTIDANNPEKRYEKFLAAEKILFEDAAFEPLYQRTTNYLQRSTVKGLESHLLGSDFTFRNVTISK; via the coding sequence ATGAAAAAATGGAAACTAGGTTTAAGTTTGGTTATAACTGCTAGCATCTTAGCAGCATGTGGGGGATCTAACGGTAAAGATACAGCTGCAACGAAAGAATCAGATACAAATAAATCAGCAAATGTGGCACAAGTTCTGCGTGCTAGCGTACCGGCAGAGATTACTACATTAGATACAACTAAAGCTACAGATCGAAATACTTTTACAGTTATCGAACAAATTTTTGAAGGCTTGTATCGCTTTAACGGTGATAATGAACTTGAATTGGCCTTAGCAAAAGAGCCGGCAAAAATTAGTGACGATGGGTTAACTTATACATTTAAATTGAAAGAAGATGCAAAGTGGTCCAATGGGGAACCTGTTACTGCCAATGATTTCGTCTATGCTTGGAGCAAGATTGTAAATCCTGCTAGTGCTGCACCAAATGCCTACTTATTTGCTAATATAAAAAATGCAAAAGCCATTACAGCTGGTGAAAAAGAATTAGCTGAATTAGGCGTTAAAGCTACTTCAGACTATGAGCTAGAGGTGAATTTAGAATTGCCACAACCCTCTTTTCTTAGTTTAGTGGCCATTGGGTGGTTCTATCCGCAAAACCAAAAATTTGTTGAAGAACAAGGTGAGGGCTACGCTATGGATACAAGCAAGATTTTGTATAACGGACCTTTTACTTTAACAGATTGGAAAGATGGCGCTACAAATTGGAGCTATGAAAAAAATAAAAGCTATCATGATCAAAAAAATGTTTCTTTAGATAAAGTTGATATCTCTGTAGTTAAAGAAACTTCAACTGGTGTTCAACTTTATGAAGCCAATGAATTAGATGTAACAACATTAGTTGGCGACTATGCTAAAGAAAATGAAGACAACCCTGATTTAGTACGAAAACAAGAATTGGCTTTGCAATATCTGAGCTATAATACAGTTGAAGGCAGCCCACTAGCAAATACTCATTTAAGAAAAGCACTCTCTCTTGCAATTGATCGTTCTGCTATTACAGATAACATCGTAGCCAACGGTTCAGATCCATTGGGTGGACTGATTCCAACTAAGTTAGCTAAGAACCCTGAATCTGGCGAAGATTTCCGAAAAGAAAATGGTTCATTTTTAGATTATGACCTAAAAGAAGCTAAAAAAGAATGGGATTTAGCTAAAAAAGATGTTGGAGAACAGTTAGAATTGGAATTAGTAACTTCAGATGATGCGATGGAGAAAAAATTAGGCGAGTATATCCAAAGTACAATTAGTGAAAACCTTAAAGGAATTACAATTAAAATTCGTAGTGTACCAAAAAATGTAGCCTTAGAAGAACGTCGTGCAGGTAATTTTGATTTAGCAACTGCGGGTTGGATTGCTGGTGATATTGATCCCACTGGATTTTTCGTTTTATTTGAAACCGATGGTGCCTATAACTATGGAAAATATAAAAATGATAAATTCCAACAATTAATTACTGATTCTAAAACAATTGATGCTAATAATCCTGAAAAACGGTATGAAAAATTCTTAGCTGCTGAGAAAATTTTATTTGAAGACGCGGCATTTGAACCCTTATATCAAAGAACTACCAATTATTTACAACGCTCAACAGTTAAAGGATTAGAAAGTCATCTGTTAGGTTCCGACTTCACCTTTAGAAACGTAACGATTTCAAAATAA
- the rpsB gene encoding 30S ribosomal protein S2 has translation MAVISMKQLLEAGVHFGHQTRRWNPKMKRYIFTERNGIYIIDLQKTVKLVDEAYNYMKDVAENGGIALFVGTKKQAQEAVKDEAIRSGQYFVNHRWLGGTLTNWDTIQKRIKRLKEINKMEEDGTFEVLPKKEVGILVKQRERLQKFLGGIEDMPRIPDVMFIVDPRKERIAVQEAHKLNIPIVGIVDTNCDPDEIDVVIPANDDAIRAVKLLTAKMADAMIEGRQGEDEVVEETFVAEVVAEEGTETASIEEIVEVVEGDNAE, from the coding sequence ATGGCAGTAATCTCAATGAAACAATTGCTAGAAGCAGGTGTTCATTTCGGTCACCAAACACGTCGTTGGAACCCTAAAATGAAACGCTACATCTTTACAGAAAGAAACGGAATCTACATTATTGACTTGCAAAAAACAGTTAAATTAGTAGACGAAGCTTACAACTACATGAAAGATGTTGCTGAAAATGGCGGAATCGCGCTATTCGTAGGAACTAAAAAACAAGCTCAAGAAGCTGTTAAAGACGAAGCAATTCGTTCAGGTCAATACTTTGTAAATCACCGTTGGTTAGGTGGAACTTTAACTAACTGGGATACAATCCAAAAACGTATCAAACGTTTGAAAGAGATCAACAAAATGGAAGAAGACGGAACTTTCGAAGTTCTTCCAAAGAAAGAAGTTGGAATCTTAGTTAAACAACGCGAACGTTTACAAAAATTCTTAGGCGGTATCGAAGATATGCCTAGAATCCCAGATGTAATGTTTATTGTTGACCCTCGTAAAGAACGTATTGCTGTTCAAGAAGCTCACAAATTAAACATTCCTATCGTAGGTATCGTTGATACTAACTGTGATCCAGACGAGATTGACGTAGTTATTCCAGCGAATGACGATGCAATTCGTGCTGTTAAATTATTGACAGCTAAAATGGCTGATGCAATGATTGAAGGTCGTCAAGGTGAAGATGAAGTTGTTGAAGAAACTTTTGTTGCTGAAGTTGTAGCAGAAGAAGGTACTGAAACTGCATCAATCGAAGAAATCGTTGAAGTAGTTGAAGGCGACAACGCTGAATAA